TTGGATTACAAAACTTTTACATATTCCTACAAggattgtatttatttttgaagtaaaaaaacaatttcaatttgtatatgtaggtatttatttatgaattcgtttcaaaatGTATATAAAGCCTCATTTGCGGTTAGaagtattaaataaaagttcaaagttcataaaatgttattgaaatcgaaagtaatatgtccaaaaatataaatttgttgtacGTTTGGGAATGGTTTCTCTCACCAATAATAACAAACACACAGTCGCAATACAATGGAATttgaaaattacatatattttttatttattaattggaaAGGCCAATTGATATATGCCGTAATTTCAGTTTACAAAAACATGAGCTTTtatcaaatgtatgtatattccaatgataaaatttgaaaaacaatggaaatttttaaacttcAAAATCATGATTTACcgttattacaatattttttttattttgataattttgtaaaagtttttaaatagatATAGTCAATATTTGTGatcatttaaaaaccaaaataatataCGATTTTAGTGCTGGATTGAAGAGAATATTAAAACATAAGCcaggttctgtaaaaactcattATTTGGGGTACCGACCTCGTAAAACTAATCGAAGACTAGATAATTTATAGCAACAGAGTttaagaaattcaaaaaaattactcccCGGGAGGTTAAtatactaaaattggaaattagtttTCAAACCGTTAGTCATTGGCCAAATTAGTCTGGTCTTGAATGCTGTCGCCCCGCGAAAAAActcttatttctaaaaaaacccAACTCATCGTATACAATTTGCCAAAGAACATTTAAAATGGTCGATTAAATACAGTTCTTTTTCCGGAGGAATCCAAATACAGCTTAAAAAATCTGTCTTCTCCGCTTCCATTACAGCGTCTTTTTGCAACTCAAAAATTTTTTCAGCAATATGCTGTAAAATAGATTGCAACGAAACTTTGGCAAGTCTCatttgcttttttaatttttcttttaaaatttcaataatttatattcgtgagtgattttcggaagtgggttatatgggagctatgaccaattatgggccatATTCCATCATCATGAAATAAGGTCgtgtgattattttctttatgagagttgaattttaacgtcgattaaacgatgtccgtccgactGGCTGGcgggctggctggtcggctgtccatgtaaaccttgtgcgcagagtacaggtcgccattttgaagatatttcgatcaaatttggtatatattattatttcggcccaaggaccgaaattatttcacctagcccccatacaaatgtccttccgaaattggactttattggaaaaaaagggaaaaaactcccggggaatttttattcataattgggctaaatgttaatatttgtaaacatttgaaaaccttctatttatatacatatatagccGCTAAGAATTACTTTAATAAACCACGGCTTTATAATGACACTCGACATACAGAAATTAATGAACAATACAATCGAGGCGTCCATTATAACTCGGAAGTATAAAGGGACAGATGTATAACTGCCACGTATTCTGAtgataacttcggaaatgccatttgattttaaccgattgcagtttcctatttgcttagatTTTGCAAtgatctagaaaatccatgtttttcacatggaCAGCTTTCAGTTGCTTGTTCGCGGGTTGGAAATCCCAAAGACTTATGGGTCTATGTACCAGatggaaaaatcaaaaatattgtctttagaacaacaaataatacaaaatattatatacTAAACATTAActacaaatatgttttattctaaacttttcaatttaattacATTTCACATTAAGGttagaaaatatgaaatgaatAATGTACTTTTTATTACATTAGTAACTAATTTTACATAGATTACGGTACGAGTAGCGAAGCACatcgggttttagctagtattttaataaaatactaaaaaaacataaattccataagaattttttttggattttgtcctattaattaaatattttgaaaagttttttattgaattgtcaaccactgtatgtatttatttatatacacatacGCTTATCGccgggaaattttttaaaaaaaaagtttgggatATATCTTAAGTGGGCATGACAAATAAACAATAGTTCAGCAGAAAATTCAGCTATTTTTATGAACTTTGAAGGGAGTGAGTAAATGCCAAATTTGCCCTTCCGAATCTAAATGTACttataattattttgatattaccaataaaatgattttctattataatttgtttgttttgtatagtattgtaatatttcatttataaaatattttagccaaaaacaacaaaactattaaaaatttacaaaaaaaaaagttgtgaagTATTTAGATAAAAACCTATTGATATGAAAAGCAAAAGctccaaaaatattaacaacagtATAATATTTGATGTACGAGTATCATTGTTAGAAATTATCGCAGTTCTGTGTGAAAATGACGTCAGTTAGAGACAATAAGTAAACGTAAAGTTCAAAACGCAAAAcaaaaatcactgaaaataataatagcttcaattaattattaaaccgacaaaaatcaaaattaatagaCAGTTAATTTAATGAATTACTCACTAACTTAATCGATTTTACAATTAATATAATGTGTGTGTGTTATTTGCAGGCACCAGCCGATGGACATTTATTAGATATTGTTGACAATAAGTGGCGCGAAGAAGAATTGCCATTCGATCAGATACTTGTACCGGCTGATAAACTACCTGATCCCGAAGCAGATGGTGGCGATTCGCATTTAACCATAAGTGAACAGGTAAATGcacacatatatttatttatagcagttttaataatataaataaataaaacttttaggAACAAAAATGGACTGATTTAGCATTGGGTTCATTAGCACCTGAATCATCACTGAATGATCAACTAAATTcaacaactttttaaatattcccAAAAACCAAATAAGAAACAAAGCAAAACTATTATTTGCATTGTAGTTAGttaaaacttataaattttaacatacaaaataaaataagatacAAAACAGAATCAAACACTGACAATATGAGTTCAAATCAAAATCTTCATTCTATGTCAAAACTCACAGAGTTTGCTCGTGATTTTGAAGAAGAGCCAGAAACATTATTTGGCcgatttgtaaataaaattcaaaatgccTACAATCAATCCTACAATACGGTGAATGATTTATCTAGTGTCAATCCTCCCCAATCGCCCACATCATCCACAACTTCCAACACTACAAAATCAGTATTTTATGCAGATGCAAATGTTCAGCCAGATAATTCGACTATAACACGAGATAGTTCATCGTCTAGCATTAATTCGAATGGCTTATATCAAACCAAAGCGAATAGCGGTGTTGGGAGTGGCGGTGGCGCTGAAACGTCATCAAATACTGCAGATGATAGCAGTTCAGTGGGTAAGGCTGATACATTACCCATGGAAGCGCATGAAGGGCGCACCATGGTCAATGTTTTAAAACGCATGAGAACTATGATGGCTTCCAAAAATAATGTAAGGAAACAAACtctgtaataaaatattatctagTAATTTCTATACCTTTAAATTAAGGATTTGCGTAACTATAAAGATACCGACTTGCATCGATTCTGGATGCCTGATTCTAAAGCTAAAGAATGTTATGATTGTACTCAAAAGTTTTCAACATTTCGCCGCAAACACCATTGTCGTCTATGTGGTCAAATATTTTGCTCCAAGTGCTGCAATCAAGTGGTGCCGGGAAAGATTATAATGTGCTCAGGTATGTTCAATATGGTATggtctaaaatttaattttaaataactcgTTTATTCATCATTAGGGGAATTAAAGGTGTGCAACTATTGTTCGAAAATTGTTCTCAGTTATCTACGTTCTCCCAATATAACCAAGGATCTAAATTCGGATTTGCAAGCTTTGCAACATGATCTGACAAGTAAGTTGGAGACAAATAATGACGCGGAGCCTGCAAATTTAATAGCAGAACCAACACGTTCACAATTAGAACGTAAAGTTTCTGTAGGATATCAAGAAGAACGTTTTGCAGCCCACCAACC
The nucleotide sequence above comes from Calliphora vicina chromosome 1, idCalVici1.1, whole genome shotgun sequence. Encoded proteins:
- the LOC135963314 gene encoding anaphase-promoting complex subunit 13 isoform X1 — protein: MQIRVSPRNKTNFKAPADGHLLDIVDNKWREEELPFDQILVPADKLPDPEADGGDSHLTISEQEQKWTDLALGSLAPESSLNDQLNSTTF
- the LOC135963314 gene encoding anaphase-promoting complex subunit 13 isoform X2; translated protein: MDSQAPADGHLLDIVDNKWREEELPFDQILVPADKLPDPEADGGDSHLTISEQEQKWTDLALGSLAPESSLNDQLNSTTF